A genomic segment from Gopherus evgoodei ecotype Sinaloan lineage unplaced genomic scaffold, rGopEvg1_v1.p scaffold_33_arrow_ctg1, whole genome shotgun sequence encodes:
- the LOC115641070 gene encoding olfactory receptor 6N1-like, translating into MADTDRRNQTTVTEFILLGFRDLPDLKIFLLLIFLVIYVATVAGNTLIVVLVVADQHLPTPMYFFLGNLYCLETCYTSTILPRMLASLLTGDKTISFIGCFTQLYFFCALVATECYLLAAMSYDCYLAICKPLHYSALMNSRFCLQLAAGSWLNGCLASAIFVLFMSHLIFCGPNEIDHFYCDLIPLIKLSCSDTHLIVLLDFVLSCVFTLPPFLLTLTSYVCILTTILRIPSTTGRQKAFSTCSSYLIVVTIYYGTLMTVYLILKCDTLSFLNKVVSLCYTVLTPLVNPLIYSLRNREDKEALSKAVSKYVAFTKTFRES; encoded by the coding sequence ATGGCAGACACAGACCGGAGAAATCAAACAACGGTCACAGAATTTATCCTCCTGGGATTCAGGGATCTTCCTGACCTGAAAATTTTTCTCCTCCTGATATTCCTAGTGATCTACGTGGCAACTGTGGCTGGGAACACCCTCATTGTGGTGCttgttgtggctgatcagcaccttcccacccccatgtacttttttCTGGGCAACTTGTACTGCTTGGAGACATGCTACACTTCCACtatcctgcccaggatgctggccagtctcctgactggggacaaaaCCATCTCATTCATTGGCTGCTTCACACAACTGTATTTCTTTTGTGCTCTGGTGGCTACAGAATGCTATCTCCTAGCAGCAATGTCTTATGATTGCTATTTAGCGATATGTAAACCTCTGCACTATTCAGCTCTTATGAATAGCAGGTTTTGCCTCCAGTTGGCTGCTGGGTCATGGCTGAATGGTTGTTTGGCTTCTGCCATATTTGTATTATTCATGTCTCACTTAATATTCTGTGGCccgaatgaaattgaccatttctattGTGATCTCATTCCATTGATAAAACTTTCCTGCAGTGACACACACCTGATCGTATTGCTAGATTTCGTGCTGTCCTGTGTATTCACACTGCCTCCATTCCTACTAACACTGACATCCTATGTTTGTATCCtcaccaccatcctgagaatcccttccaccacagGGAGGCAAAAGGCATTTTCTACCTGCTCTTCttacctcattgtggtgacaatttACTATGGAACCCTAATGACTGTGTACCTGATACTGAAATGCGACACATTAAGTTTCCTAAACAAAGTGGTCTCTCTTTGCTATacagtcctgactcccctggtaaatcccctcatctacagcctgagaaacagagaggaCAAGGAAGCCTTGAGTAAAGCAGTCAGTAAATATGTGGCTTTCACAAAAACATTCAGAGAATCCTAG